A DNA window from Cognatiyoonia koreensis contains the following coding sequences:
- a CDS encoding GbsR/MarR family transcriptional regulator: MTEIIDIHDSSAKAQFILYWGDMGSQWGVNRSVAQIHALLFLSIKPMNAEQITDELGIARSNVSNSLKELVGWKLIRRVPIRGDRREHFEAEADVWEMAMRIAQGRKEREIDPARTAIEACVTKAESEPGLDPEVLRRLKDMQDFLNTADKWYSQMLGVPKKQLNMLMKMGDKVFSVLRLTGKKSE, from the coding sequence ATGACAGAAATTATTGACATCCACGATTCTTCCGCCAAGGCGCAATTCATCCTTTATTGGGGTGATATGGGCAGTCAGTGGGGTGTGAACCGATCTGTCGCGCAGATCCATGCGCTGTTGTTTTTGTCCATCAAGCCGATGAATGCAGAGCAGATCACCGACGAGTTGGGGATTGCGCGGTCGAATGTGTCCAATTCCTTGAAGGAACTGGTCGGCTGGAAACTGATCCGCCGTGTACCCATCCGGGGCGATCGGCGCGAGCATTTCGAGGCAGAGGCGGACGTTTGGGAAATGGCCATGCGCATCGCACAAGGTCGCAAGGAGCGTGAGATCGACCCCGCCCGCACCGCGATCGAGGCTTGTGTGACCAAGGCCGAGAGCGAGCCGGGACTTGACCCTGAGGTTTTACGCCGCCTGAAAGACATGCAGGATTTCCTGAACACCGCCGACAAGTGGTATTCGCAGATGCTTGGCGTGCCAAAGAAGCAGCTGAACATGCTGATGAAAATGGGCGATAAGGTGTTTTCCGTGCTGCGCCTGACCGGAAAGAAAAGTGAATAG
- a CDS encoding aspartate dehydrogenase: MKIAIIGHGAIARFVRGALAGCDVTEVAEIVRPGKENVTRDPPLVSSIADVSTDCALIVDCGGHGALRAHGAQALRRGMNVLTVSLGALADRDLMALLRNAADSGGARLQIASGAIGGLDALRAARAGRLDTVTYIGRKPPAGWIGSPAEKVLDLHNIREPSVHFEGTAREAALTYPKNANVAAAVALAGRGFDATTVQLIADPTVAQNLHEVRAAGAFGSLTFTISGHGLPANPKSSALAAMSIVNAILERQSPIGF; encoded by the coding sequence ATGAAAATTGCGATCATCGGGCACGGGGCGATCGCACGTTTCGTGCGCGGCGCACTTGCGGGGTGCGACGTCACCGAAGTTGCCGAGATTGTGCGTCCGGGCAAGGAAAATGTGACCCGCGATCCGCCGCTTGTTTCTTCAATTGCAGATGTTTCGACCGACTGCGCATTGATCGTCGACTGCGGCGGCCATGGGGCATTAAGAGCCCACGGTGCGCAGGCCTTGCGACGGGGAATGAATGTGCTGACTGTGTCGCTCGGGGCGTTGGCGGATCGTGATCTGATGGCGCTGCTGCGCAATGCTGCCGATTCAGGCGGTGCGCGCTTGCAAATCGCCAGTGGCGCGATCGGTGGCCTTGACGCTTTGCGGGCGGCACGGGCTGGGCGCTTGGACACGGTCACCTATATCGGCCGCAAACCACCTGCAGGATGGATTGGATCACCTGCTGAAAAGGTGCTTGATCTGCACAATATTCGGGAACCTAGTGTGCATTTCGAAGGAACCGCACGTGAGGCAGCGCTTACCTACCCGAAGAATGCGAATGTCGCAGCGGCTGTCGCCCTCGCCGGGCGCGGCTTTGACGCGACCACGGTGCAGCTGATCGCGGATCCGACTGTTGCGCAGAACCTTCATGAGGTGCGCGCCGCAGGGGCATTTGGATCGCTCACCTTTACCATCTCGGGCCATGGTCTGCCCGCAAACCCGAAAAGCTCCGCTTTGGCCGCGATGTCCATCGTGAACGCCATCCTCGAACGACAAAGCCCGATCGGGTTTTGA
- a CDS encoding GcvT family protein, which produces MNSHYRVVVVGGGVVGASVLYHLAKMGWSDVCLVERAVLTAGSSWHAAGGIHALNADPNIAALQAYTIDLLPKIEEESGQNIGLRMTGGLTMAGTPERWEWLQSAYRTFQSIGIDDCRLVTPKEAGELNPIMSTDGFLGGMWADREGYLDTTGTVHAYAGAAKKNGAKVLEHTRVLELHQLSDGWKVVTDKGGITCEHVVNAGGLWAKQVGRMAGIELPVSPLKHHYLISDTIPALEDLDFEVPMTVDLEGFTYLRQDQKGVLLGIYEVDHEHWAMDGAPWDYGMELFQEDPDRIEKELTLGFERYPALQDVGVKTWVNGAFTFSPDGNPLVGPVPGKPGYWCACAVMAGFLQGGGVGKSLAEWIIEGEPEADCYGMDVARYGTFAENKQYIRETTGQFYSRRFVMTYPNEQLPAGRPLKMAPAYSDMTAAGARWGCSWDLEVPLYFAPEGFAETPSLKRSNAFDFVAAECKAVREAVGLLDISGFSRFEVTGPNAETWLNKIFATKLPKPGRARLAVMLGHDGRLKGDLTLFNWGDGTWWIMGSYYLRRWHARWFDDHMIDGVSLRDLGEDTVGFSLSGPKSRAVIENLTDGPIGELPFMGCGDFDIGMIRCKVGRLSVAGELGYEIHCRMGDHITLRNTLLKAGASEDIKEYGFNALLSLRMEKSFGIWSAEFTQGYTPGMTGMDRWIDWSKTDFIGRDAALSERDGDGPTQTLVTLEIAAKDADASGFEPVWAGDKRVGFVTSGDYGHTVGKSLAMALVDKEHTAIGTELTVHVVGVARKAKVIASSPYDPDGKAMRG; this is translated from the coding sequence ATGAATTCGCATTATCGGGTTGTCGTTGTCGGAGGCGGCGTTGTCGGGGCATCAGTCCTATATCATCTCGCAAAGATGGGTTGGTCCGATGTCTGCCTTGTTGAACGTGCGGTGCTGACGGCGGGGTCAAGCTGGCACGCGGCAGGCGGGATCCACGCCCTGAATGCGGACCCGAATATCGCGGCACTGCAGGCCTATACAATTGATCTGCTTCCCAAGATCGAAGAGGAATCCGGCCAGAATATCGGTCTGCGGATGACCGGCGGGCTGACCATGGCCGGCACACCAGAACGGTGGGAATGGTTGCAGTCCGCCTACCGCACCTTCCAGTCCATCGGCATTGATGACTGCCGTCTTGTCACGCCAAAAGAGGCAGGCGAATTGAATCCCATCATGTCCACTGACGGGTTCCTTGGTGGCATGTGGGCGGACCGCGAGGGTTATCTCGACACCACGGGCACCGTCCACGCCTACGCCGGCGCGGCCAAAAAGAACGGCGCAAAGGTGCTGGAACATACCCGCGTATTGGAACTGCACCAACTGTCGGATGGCTGGAAGGTCGTTACCGACAAGGGCGGCATCACCTGCGAGCACGTCGTGAACGCCGGGGGGCTCTGGGCCAAACAGGTTGGACGCATGGCGGGCATTGAGTTACCGGTCTCTCCGCTCAAGCACCATTACCTGATTTCAGACACGATCCCCGCGCTGGAAGATCTGGATTTCGAAGTGCCGATGACTGTCGATTTGGAAGGATTCACCTATCTGCGGCAGGACCAAAAGGGCGTGCTGCTGGGAATCTACGAGGTCGATCATGAACATTGGGCGATGGACGGTGCCCCATGGGATTACGGGATGGAGCTGTTTCAGGAAGACCCCGACCGGATCGAAAAAGAACTGACGCTCGGGTTCGAACGTTATCCGGCGCTGCAAGACGTCGGGGTAAAAACATGGGTGAATGGGGCCTTCACCTTTTCGCCCGACGGCAACCCGCTGGTTGGACCTGTCCCCGGAAAGCCCGGCTATTGGTGCGCCTGTGCTGTGATGGCCGGTTTCCTGCAAGGCGGCGGTGTCGGCAAATCTCTGGCGGAATGGATCATCGAAGGCGAACCGGAAGCCGACTGCTACGGTATGGACGTTGCCCGCTACGGCACCTTTGCCGAGAACAAACAGTACATCCGTGAAACCACTGGCCAATTCTATTCACGCCGCTTCGTGATGACCTATCCAAACGAGCAGTTGCCTGCCGGGCGACCCTTGAAAATGGCTCCGGCCTACAGCGACATGACAGCGGCAGGCGCGCGCTGGGGCTGCAGTTGGGATCTGGAAGTGCCGCTCTATTTTGCGCCTGAAGGTTTCGCGGAAACACCTTCACTGAAGCGATCAAATGCGTTTGATTTCGTTGCAGCGGAATGCAAGGCAGTGCGCGAAGCTGTCGGTCTTCTCGACATTTCCGGTTTTTCCCGTTTCGAAGTCACCGGACCAAATGCGGAAACCTGGCTGAACAAGATATTTGCGACAAAGCTTCCCAAGCCGGGACGCGCACGCCTTGCTGTCATGTTGGGTCATGACGGACGGTTGAAGGGCGATCTGACGTTGTTCAACTGGGGCGATGGCACGTGGTGGATCATGGGCAGCTACTACCTGCGTCGCTGGCACGCGCGCTGGTTCGATGATCACATGATTGACGGTGTCAGCCTGCGTGATCTGGGTGAAGATACAGTCGGCTTCTCGCTCTCGGGTCCGAAATCCAGGGCAGTTATCGAAAATCTGACCGATGGTCCGATTGGTGAATTGCCGTTCATGGGCTGCGGCGACTTTGACATCGGCATGATCCGTTGCAAGGTTGGCCGTCTCTCGGTTGCGGGTGAATTGGGATATGAAATCCACTGCCGCATGGGCGATCACATCACACTGCGCAACACGCTTCTCAAGGCCGGTGCGTCCGAAGATATCAAGGAATACGGGTTCAACGCGCTCTTGTCGCTGCGCATGGAAAAGAGTTTCGGAATCTGGTCCGCTGAATTCACCCAAGGCTACACGCCGGGCATGACCGGGATGGACCGCTGGATTGACTGGTCAAAGACCGATTTCATCGGGCGGGATGCGGCACTAAGCGAACGCGATGGCGATGGTCCGACGCAAACGCTGGTGACGCTAGAGATCGCCGCAAAGGATGCGGACGCCAGCGGGTTCGAACCAGTCTGGGCAGGCGATAAGCGTGTCGGCTTTGTGACATCGGGGGATTACGGACACACCGTCGGCAAATCGCTGGCCATGGCGTTGGTAGACAAGGAACATACGGCGATTGGTACGGAATTGACCGTGCACGTCGTTGGCGTGGCGCGAAAGGCGAAAGTGATCGCCTCCTCGCCATACGATCCCGATGGGAAAGCCATGCGCGGATGA
- a CDS encoding TetR/AcrR family transcriptional regulator codes for MNKPVLHRDDPALVPLTGNVKVTRQDWLNAALDVLVNNGASQVKILTLADRMGVSRSSFYWYFKSRADLLDALLDHWQSRNTDALIRQSALPATTITAAVCNVFHCVLDARLFDARLDFAIRDWSRRSDKVRRVLDHSDRRRVDALAAMFARFGFPDAVVRARVLYYMQTGYDDATLAESLEERIAQVPAYLYVFTGQHPQPGEVEALAAYARAASDDE; via the coding sequence ATGAATAAACCCGTTCTGCACCGTGATGACCCAGCGCTGGTGCCGCTGACCGGCAACGTCAAGGTAACGCGGCAGGACTGGCTGAACGCCGCGCTGGACGTGCTGGTGAATAACGGTGCAAGTCAGGTGAAGATCCTGACGCTCGCTGACCGGATGGGTGTGTCGCGCTCCAGTTTCTATTGGTATTTCAAATCGCGCGCCGACCTGCTGGACGCGCTGCTGGATCATTGGCAATCGCGAAACACGGACGCACTGATCCGGCAGTCGGCCTTACCTGCCACTACTATCACAGCAGCGGTGTGTAACGTCTTCCACTGCGTACTGGACGCGCGGCTGTTTGATGCGCGACTTGATTTCGCAATCCGCGACTGGTCGCGCCGGTCTGACAAGGTGCGGCGGGTGCTCGACCACTCAGACCGTCGCCGCGTCGATGCACTGGCTGCTATGTTTGCGCGTTTCGGCTTTCCCGACGCGGTCGTCCGGGCGCGCGTGCTTTATTACATGCAGACGGGGTATGATGACGCAACGCTTGCAGAGTCGCTGGAAGAACGGATCGCCCAGGTGCCAGCATATCTTTACGTCTTCACCGGGCAGCACCCGCAGCCGGGCGAGGTCGAAGCGCTTGCCGCATACGCGCGAGCCGCGTCAGACGACGAGTGA
- a CDS encoding SPFH domain-containing protein, giving the protein MAHIKRYIFANQLRAEASQHIQYFRKGTLRKSGRGLSFWFDPNGASLAEIPMNDRELIFMIKGQSSDYQDLAVQGSVIWRVADADKIASRVDFGIDVNKGVRLDKPEEQIKSVLTGLVRTFADAYLKDKGVRELLEAGLSPVQAAIAAGFNADPTLDGMGLEVVSIRVAALSPSSELYRALQAPTFESLQQKADEATFSRRALAVDKERAIAENELQNQIELASRRKDLIAREDANARSEAEAKAAAKRITVEAESEAKIIGAEAEAKRIRAVEQAAADMEKARMSAIADVPPAVMFALAAQEFASKLEKIDSLNISPDMLASLFQQARQLMGPPAREI; this is encoded by the coding sequence ATGGCACACATTAAACGCTATATTTTCGCCAATCAGTTGCGGGCCGAAGCGTCCCAGCACATCCAATACTTCCGCAAGGGGACGCTCAGGAAATCGGGCCGTGGTCTGTCATTCTGGTTTGATCCGAATGGTGCATCACTGGCCGAAATTCCGATGAACGACCGCGAACTGATTTTCATGATCAAAGGCCAGTCGTCCGACTATCAGGATCTGGCCGTTCAAGGATCTGTTATCTGGCGCGTCGCAGACGCCGACAAGATCGCATCGCGTGTTGATTTCGGCATAGATGTGAACAAGGGCGTCCGGTTGGACAAACCCGAAGAACAGATCAAATCCGTTTTGACTGGCCTCGTGCGGACTTTCGCGGATGCATACCTGAAGGACAAAGGCGTGCGCGAACTGCTGGAAGCAGGCCTGTCGCCCGTGCAGGCCGCGATTGCCGCGGGATTCAACGCGGACCCGACCTTGGACGGGATGGGGCTTGAAGTTGTCAGCATTCGTGTGGCGGCTTTGTCCCCCAGCTCTGAACTTTATCGCGCCTTGCAGGCCCCGACTTTCGAAAGCTTGCAGCAAAAGGCGGATGAAGCGACTTTTTCGCGGCGTGCGTTGGCTGTCGACAAGGAACGGGCAATTGCGGAAAACGAATTGCAAAACCAGATTGAACTGGCATCACGCCGTAAAGATCTGATTGCACGCGAAGACGCCAACGCGCGATCCGAAGCCGAGGCAAAGGCCGCTGCCAAGCGGATCACTGTCGAAGCGGAAAGCGAGGCCAAGATCATCGGGGCCGAAGCCGAAGCCAAGCGCATCCGCGCCGTGGAACAGGCCGCTGCCGACATGGAAAAGGCCCGGATGTCTGCGATTGCAGATGTGCCGCCAGCTGTGATGTTCGCACTGGCCGCGCAGGAATTCGCATCCAAGCTGGAGAAGATCGACAGTTTGAATATCAGCCCCGACATGCTGGCCAGCCTGTTTCAGCAGGCCAGGCAACTGATGGGCCCGCCCGCGCGGGAGATTTGA
- a CDS encoding NUDIX hydrolase produces the protein MSDLDKYAKPSVAVDLAIITVVDGQLKVLLVNRPETDIPGFALPGGFVRVTDSLDDTVARVLTEKVGISGVHFEQLASYGAVDRDPRGRVVSIVYLALCPAHVLGDVQLADVVVSWPAEEGGKAAAIIDGASLPLAFDHADILGDVVKRLRGKLDYSHVAYAFLPPKFTLRQVQEVHEAILARALKKPPFRRKLLDRGMIVPTGEFETGGAYRPAELYQVKPEE, from the coding sequence ATGAGCGATCTTGATAAATATGCAAAGCCCAGCGTCGCGGTCGACCTTGCCATCATCACAGTGGTGGATGGCCAGCTGAAAGTGCTGCTGGTCAATCGGCCCGAGACCGACATTCCTGGCTTTGCCCTGCCCGGTGGGTTCGTCCGTGTCACGGATTCACTGGACGACACCGTGGCCCGTGTTCTGACCGAAAAGGTTGGCATCAGCGGCGTCCATTTCGAACAGCTTGCCAGTTACGGCGCTGTGGATCGTGACCCGCGCGGGCGTGTCGTCAGCATCGTCTACCTTGCACTATGTCCCGCGCATGTTCTGGGTGATGTGCAACTGGCCGATGTTGTTGTGAGTTGGCCCGCCGAAGAAGGCGGCAAAGCTGCGGCGATCATCGACGGAGCTTCCTTGCCCCTTGCCTTTGACCACGCCGACATACTGGGCGACGTCGTCAAAAGATTACGCGGCAAGCTAGACTACTCGCACGTTGCCTACGCGTTTTTACCACCGAAGTTCACGTTGCGCCAAGTGCAAGAGGTGCACGAAGCCATTCTTGCCCGCGCACTCAAGAAACCCCCGTTCCGGCGCAAGCTCCTGGATCGCGGGATGATCGTCCCGACAGGCGAGTTCGAAACCGGCGGTGCCTATCGCCCCGCCGAACTCTACCAAGTCAAGCCAGAGGAGTAA
- a CDS encoding DUF1244 domain-containing protein, with the protein MDNQTRIEIEAEVFRRLQKHLMEDRPDAQNIDMMNLAGFCRNCLSRWYQEAANARGIAMDKAEGREAFYGMPFEEYKARHQTDATPEAQAAFNATHSKD; encoded by the coding sequence ATGGATAATCAAACGCGTATCGAAATCGAAGCCGAAGTATTTCGCCGCTTGCAGAAACATCTTATGGAAGATCGCCCTGACGCGCAGAACATCGACATGATGAATCTGGCCGGGTTTTGCCGGAATTGCCTGTCACGCTGGTACCAAGAAGCCGCAAATGCGCGCGGCATTGCGATGGACAAGGCCGAAGGGCGCGAGGCGTTCTATGGCATGCCTTTTGAAGAATATAAGGCGCGGCATCAGACAGATGCCACGCCAGAAGCGCAGGCCGCTTTCAACGCGACCCATTCCAAGGACTAG
- a CDS encoding N-formylglutamate amidohydrolase, which translates to MTEAFEIIGESRPGRWLVTCDHASNHVPGWVNGGDLGLPPKDMGRHIAYDIGAAGVTRVLADLLDCPAILSKFSRLVVDPNRGEDDPTLMMRLYDGTIIPANRKADAAELAVRLERLYRPYHAAYEKLAARRMDTVVCAIHSFTPRLRSRSPRPWEVGVLYADDSRLALPFLEACREQGWCVGDNQPYAGHLPGDAVDQHALRQGRPNVLIELRHDLIADEAGQTLWAGRLAPILQQTLARTGL; encoded by the coding sequence GTGACGGAAGCATTCGAAATTATTGGCGAGTCGAGACCGGGCCGCTGGTTGGTGACCTGTGATCATGCATCCAACCATGTGCCCGGGTGGGTCAACGGTGGCGATCTTGGCCTGCCGCCGAAAGATATGGGACGCCATATCGCCTATGATATCGGCGCTGCTGGCGTCACACGCGTTCTGGCTGATCTGCTGGATTGTCCCGCCATCCTGTCGAAATTCTCGCGCCTTGTTGTCGATCCGAACCGGGGCGAAGATGATCCGACCCTGATGATGCGCCTTTATGACGGCACGATTATTCCGGCGAACCGCAAAGCGGATGCCGCAGAGTTGGCCGTTCGGCTTGAACGTCTTTATCGCCCCTACCACGCCGCATACGAAAAGCTGGCGGCCCGGCGCATGGATACGGTGGTTTGCGCGATTCATAGCTTTACCCCGCGCCTGCGCAGCCGGTCGCCGCGACCTTGGGAGGTAGGTGTGCTGTATGCGGATGATTCCAGATTGGCGTTGCCGTTTCTGGAAGCCTGTCGCGAGCAAGGGTGGTGTGTCGGTGATAATCAGCCCTACGCCGGGCATTTGCCCGGTGATGCGGTGGATCAACATGCGCTGCGCCAAGGCCGCCCGAACGTCCTGATTGAACTGCGCCACGATCTGATCGCGGATGAAGCCGGTCAAACCCTTTGGGCTGGTCGGCTGGCCCCTATATTGCAACAAACACTCGCCCGTACCGGGCTTTGA
- the pyk gene encoding pyruvate kinase, with product MKRHRNVKIVATLGPASNDYKMIRALHEAGADVFRLNMSHGDHAEIKARHEIIRQVEKDLNSPIAILADLQGPKLRVGTFKNGEEELIPGAAFRLDLDEAEGDVNRVRLPHKEIFDALEPGAHLLVNDGKIKLRVKDCGATFANCEVIVGGTISNRKGVNVPDVVLPLAALSEKDRKDLEFVCELGVDWLALSFVQRPSDVDEARALAKGRAAILSKIEKPAAVKNFEDILAVSDGIMVARGDLGVELPVQNVPPIQKQLVRKCRAAAKPVIVATQMLESMIESPMPTRAEVSDVATAIYEGTDAIMLSAESAAGDYPIEAVTTMSNVAAEVEADPTYTEIIEASRMAKRASVADGIVAAAREIAETTDIKAICCFSQSGTTALLVSRERPRVPIVALTSRVDTARRLCLSWGTNCVITGDVTRFKEAVLSAVRGALAEGVATKDDLVVVTAGVPFNTPGSTNILRVAPCDERLIVPAEAD from the coding sequence ATGAAACGTCATCGCAATGTTAAGATTGTCGCCACGCTTGGTCCTGCGTCCAACGACTACAAGATGATCCGGGCACTCCATGAAGCCGGAGCCGACGTCTTTCGCCTGAACATGAGCCATGGCGATCACGCAGAAATCAAAGCGCGCCACGAAATCATCCGGCAGGTCGAAAAAGACCTGAACTCACCCATCGCGATCCTTGCCGATTTGCAGGGGCCAAAACTGCGCGTCGGCACCTTCAAGAACGGCGAAGAAGAGCTGATACCAGGCGCGGCGTTCCGGCTTGATCTGGACGAAGCCGAAGGCGATGTGAACCGCGTGCGCCTGCCGCATAAGGAAATCTTCGATGCGCTGGAACCGGGCGCGCACCTGCTTGTCAACGACGGCAAGATCAAGCTGCGGGTCAAGGATTGCGGCGCGACATTCGCAAATTGCGAAGTGATTGTGGGCGGCACCATTTCCAACCGCAAGGGCGTGAACGTACCTGACGTCGTTCTGCCGCTGGCAGCTCTCTCCGAGAAAGACCGCAAGGATCTGGAGTTCGTCTGCGAACTTGGCGTGGACTGGCTGGCGCTGTCCTTTGTGCAGCGGCCGTCCGACGTGGACGAGGCGCGCGCACTGGCCAAAGGACGGGCGGCGATCCTGTCCAAGATCGAAAAGCCCGCGGCGGTGAAGAATTTCGAAGACATCCTCGCGGTGTCCGACGGTATCATGGTCGCACGTGGCGATCTGGGTGTCGAACTGCCAGTACAGAACGTGCCACCGATCCAGAAGCAGCTGGTGCGCAAGTGCCGGGCGGCAGCCAAGCCGGTCATCGTTGCGACGCAGATGCTCGAATCGATGATCGAAAGCCCGATGCCGACCCGCGCAGAGGTCAGCGACGTTGCGACCGCTATCTACGAAGGCACCGACGCGATCATGCTGTCAGCGGAATCCGCGGCAGGTGACTACCCGATCGAAGCCGTCACAACCATGAGCAATGTCGCCGCCGAAGTCGAAGCGGATCCGACCTACACGGAAATCATCGAAGCCTCCCGCATGGCAAAACGTGCATCCGTGGCCGATGGAATCGTCGCCGCGGCGCGCGAGATCGCGGAAACGACGGACATCAAGGCCATCTGCTGTTTTTCGCAGTCCGGCACAACGGCGCTGCTTGTCAGCCGCGAACGGCCTCGCGTGCCGATCGTTGCACTGACCAGCCGTGTTGACACAGCGCGTCGTCTTTGCCTGTCATGGGGTACAAACTGCGTGATCACCGGGGATGTCACACGCTTCAAGGAAGCCGTGCTGAGCGCGGTGCGCGGCGCACTCGCAGAAGGGGTTGCCACCAAGGACGATTTGGTGGTCGTCACAGCCGGTGTGCCATTCAATACGCCCGGTTCGACAAATATTCTGCGTGTGGCCCCTTGTGACGAACGCTTGATCGTTCCAGCAGAGGCTGATTAA
- the rpmI gene encoding 50S ribosomal protein L35: MPKMKTKSSCKKRFKLTASGRIKAGQAGKRHGMIKRSTKFIRDARGTTVLSKADEQIIKPMMPYAR, from the coding sequence ATGCCGAAGATGAAGACGAAATCGAGCTGCAAAAAGCGGTTCAAGTTGACGGCCTCTGGCCGCATCAAAGCGGGTCAGGCCGGCAAGCGCCACGGCATGATCAAGCGCAGCACCAAATTCATCCGTGATGCCCGTGGCACCACAGTCCTGTCAAAGGCTGATGAGCAGATCATCAAGCCAATGATGCCCTACGCACGTTAA
- the rplT gene encoding 50S ribosomal protein L20 gives MRVKGGTVTHRRHKKVLDAAKGYYDRRSKTFKVAKQAVDKANQYATRDRHNRKRNFRSLWIQRINAGVRSVDETLNYSKFINGLTLAGIEVDRKVLADLAVNEPAAFEAIVNKAKAAMA, from the coding sequence ATGCGCGTTAAAGGTGGAACAGTCACACACCGTCGTCACAAGAAAGTCCTTGATGCAGCGAAAGGTTACTATGACCGTCGCTCCAAGACATTCAAAGTTGCAAAGCAGGCCGTCGACAAGGCGAACCAGTATGCGACCCGCGACCGTCACAACCGCAAGCGGAACTTCCGCTCGCTCTGGATTCAGCGGATCAACGCTGGCGTCCGCTCTGTTGACGAGACACTGAACTATTCCAAGTTCATCAACGGCCTGACGCTGGCTGGCATCGAAGTCGACCGCAAGGTTCTGGCCGATCTGGCTGTCAATGAACCAGCCGCGTTCGAAGCGATCGTTAACAAAGCAAAGGCTGCAATGGCCTAA
- a CDS encoding GGDEF domain-containing protein, with protein MTIHTTSLRPPDVEEDVQIPLGFLMEMTNATSEDALSELFVRWAIRMTNAERCAVAIQDSDTTFVVHQSGDTGRASAGRSHPIAGSLMGDVLFSREMRIVRHLEQQRYAGCRVLGAAGMGTIVAVPVIGDKLCLGVISATYRKARVVSPRDRAIFEVLASVLGAQVILLRQMTDLKRLVRTDPLTGAFNRNHLAHTAAQHWNDWMAIARPFCIASVDLDHFKLVNDSMGHAIGDAVLRETVRRLKSKLRSGDTIIRMGGEEFCILLGGMSDSAASPFVRRLRNVIQDTPFQTNDGLVAVTASIGIASPDYEDSSFDETLRRSDKALYAAKAAGRNTVVTHVRQDVMAAG; from the coding sequence ATGACTATCCACACCACGTCTTTGCGCCCACCAGATGTGGAGGAAGACGTCCAGATTCCCCTTGGTTTCCTGATGGAAATGACAAACGCAACAAGCGAGGATGCCTTGTCAGAACTGTTTGTGCGATGGGCCATCAGGATGACAAATGCCGAACGATGCGCCGTCGCCATCCAGGATAGCGACACGACCTTCGTCGTGCATCAATCCGGCGACACTGGCCGCGCCTCCGCCGGGCGCAGTCACCCGATTGCAGGTAGCCTGATGGGCGATGTTCTTTTCAGCCGGGAAATGCGGATCGTACGGCACCTGGAACAACAGCGCTATGCCGGGTGCCGGGTGTTGGGTGCTGCAGGGATGGGTACGATCGTTGCGGTGCCGGTCATTGGTGACAAGCTGTGCCTTGGTGTCATCAGCGCGACCTATCGCAAGGCGCGGGTCGTATCGCCCCGCGACAGAGCGATATTCGAAGTGCTCGCAAGCGTCCTGGGCGCGCAGGTTATTTTGCTGCGACAAATGACCGACCTGAAAAGACTGGTACGAACCGACCCGCTAACCGGTGCCTTCAACCGCAACCACCTTGCACATACGGCTGCGCAGCACTGGAACGACTGGATGGCAATTGCGCGTCCGTTTTGCATTGCCTCGGTCGACCTCGACCATTTCAAACTTGTCAACGACTCGATGGGTCATGCAATCGGCGACGCCGTGCTGCGCGAAACCGTCCGTCGCCTGAAGTCGAAGCTACGGTCGGGCGATACGATCATCCGCATGGGAGGAGAGGAATTCTGCATCCTGCTCGGCGGGATGAGCGATTCAGCCGCTAGCCCATTCGTCCGCCGTCTGCGCAATGTCATTCAGGACACGCCATTTCAAACAAATGACGGTCTGGTCGCCGTCACCGCCAGCATCGGGATCGCATCACCGGATTACGAGGATTCGAGTTTCGACGAAACGCTGCGCCGGTCCGACAAGGCGCTTTACGCGGCGAAAGCTGCGGGACGCAACACGGTCGTCACCCATGTCCGCCAGGACGTCATGGCCGCCGGGTAA